The following are encoded in a window of Paenibacillaceae bacterium GAS479 genomic DNA:
- a CDS encoding LSU ribosomal protein L35P: protein MPKMKTHSSLKGRFKITGTGKVMRYKAHRNHLLSHKSARAKRVLGTQPIMAAGDVRRLAQGLAQLK from the coding sequence ATGCCTAAGATGAAGACCCACAGCAGTCTGAAAGGCCGCTTCAAAATTACGGGAACCGGCAAAGTAATGCGCTATAAGGCTCACCGCAATCACTTGCTGTCCCACAAGTCCGCTCGCGCGAAGCGCGTTCTGGGAACTCAACCAATCATGGCTGCAGGCGACGTTCGTCGTTTGGCTCAAGGCCTTGCACAACTGAAATAG
- a CDS encoding bacterial translation initiation factor 3 (bIF-3) (non-canonical start codon;~manually curated) → MRRWTIISRDHQINDDIRAREVRLVGPESEQLGIKPIREALQMAIDANMDLVNVAPQAKPPVCRIMDYGKFRYEQQKKEKEARKNQKIVDLKEVWFRSNIDEHDYQTKLRNVIKFLGEGDKVKASVRYRGREIAHAAVGQRILERLLTEVNDICNVERVPKLEGRSMIMILAPKNNN, encoded by the coding sequence ATTCGGAGGTGGACGATTATTAGCCGAGATCACCAAATCAACGACGATATCCGGGCGAGGGAAGTACGCTTGGTCGGACCCGAAAGCGAACAGCTTGGAATTAAGCCAATTCGCGAAGCTCTGCAGATGGCCATTGACGCCAACATGGACCTTGTCAATGTTGCTCCTCAAGCCAAACCGCCGGTTTGCCGGATCATGGACTACGGCAAATTCCGTTACGAGCAGCAGAAGAAGGAGAAGGAAGCCCGCAAAAACCAGAAGATCGTTGATCTGAAGGAAGTGTGGTTCCGCTCCAATATTGATGAGCATGACTATCAAACGAAGCTCCGCAATGTTATCAAGTTCCTCGGTGAAGGCGACAAGGTCAAAGCATCCGTTCGTTACCGCGGCCGCGAAATTGCGCATGCCGCTGTCGGCCAACGCATCTTGGAGCGCTTGCTCACGGAAGTGAACGACATCTGCAACGTGGAGCGTGTGCCGAAACTGGAAGGACGCAGCATGATCATGATTTTGGCACCGAAGAACAACAACTGA
- a CDS encoding Glycosyltransferase, catalytic subunit of cellulose synthase and poly-beta-1,6-N-acetylglucosamine synthase, giving the protein MLANSIMIALQIFLAFIGVYQFGLALFGIIRKKKAIEHKPQKSFAILVAAHNEEKVVGALIENLKNLDYPKELYDVFVICDNCTDGTAAISRSMGVNACERFNNQLKGKGYAIEWMLKELWAMPRQYDAIVMFDADNLVKTDFLTHMNNDLCNGHQVIQGYLDTKNPDDSWVTSSYAITYWYCNRLWQLSRRNLGMANFLGGTGMCFESNLMKEMGWGATSLVEDLEFSMRCVQRGVHPVLNYDAKVYDEKPVTFKASARQRLRWMQGHFTVARQYFFPLLWASIKERNFIKFDAALYSFSVYTTLLGFVGTVIIWMDNILPAENLFTSIYQFLPFWVPVVAISATALMFPLVMMLEGIKSGKMYANLLSMILFQVSWLPITFYAFFTQNNKQWSHTQHTRVIRLEEVQSKQAS; this is encoded by the coding sequence ATGTTAGCCAATTCCATTATGATTGCTTTGCAAATCTTTTTGGCGTTCATAGGGGTGTACCAGTTCGGTCTAGCGCTTTTCGGTATCATCCGCAAGAAAAAAGCTATCGAACACAAACCGCAAAAATCATTCGCCATTTTGGTGGCAGCTCATAACGAGGAAAAAGTTGTGGGAGCATTGATCGAAAACCTAAAAAATTTAGATTACCCTAAAGAGCTTTACGATGTGTTCGTTATTTGCGACAACTGCACAGACGGCACGGCTGCTATTTCCCGCAGCATGGGTGTCAACGCCTGCGAGCGTTTCAACAACCAGCTTAAAGGCAAAGGTTACGCCATCGAGTGGATGCTTAAAGAACTGTGGGCGATGCCTCGTCAATACGACGCAATCGTCATGTTCGACGCCGACAATCTGGTGAAGACGGACTTCCTGACTCACATGAATAACGACCTTTGCAACGGCCATCAGGTCATTCAAGGTTACCTCGACACTAAAAACCCGGATGATTCCTGGGTTACGTCTTCGTATGCCATCACCTACTGGTACTGCAACCGTCTTTGGCAATTGTCACGCCGGAATCTTGGCATGGCCAACTTCCTTGGCGGTACGGGGATGTGCTTTGAGAGCAATCTGATGAAGGAGATGGGTTGGGGAGCGACAAGCCTCGTTGAGGATCTGGAGTTTTCCATGCGCTGCGTACAGCGGGGCGTGCATCCTGTCTTGAACTACGACGCAAAAGTATATGACGAAAAGCCAGTTACGTTCAAGGCGTCTGCTCGCCAGCGTCTGCGTTGGATGCAAGGTCACTTTACGGTGGCCCGGCAGTACTTCTTCCCACTATTGTGGGCGAGTATTAAAGAGCGCAACTTCATCAAGTTTGATGCAGCGCTGTATTCCTTCTCTGTTTACACCACGTTGCTTGGATTTGTAGGAACAGTAATCATCTGGATGGACAATATCCTGCCAGCTGAAAATCTGTTTACGTCCATCTACCAGTTCCTTCCGTTCTGGGTTCCGGTAGTCGCTATTTCGGCCACTGCGCTGATGTTCCCGCTCGTTATGATGCTGGAAGGCATCAAGTCTGGCAAAATGTACGCGAATCTGCTTTCCATGATCTTGTTCCAGGTTAGCTGGTTACCGATTACGTTCTATGCGTTCTTCACGCAGAACAACAAACAGTGGAGCCATACGCAGCATACTCGTGTTATCCGCTTGGAAGAAGTGCAGAGTAAGCAGGCTTCTTAA
- a CDS encoding undecaprenyl-diphosphatase encodes MSAFIGWLRMKERRLLLWLNRGPVNARLHALLGRWLSTVTHMGGATFTLTTSILLIFLSAGPWKIIVGWQSLVAVVISHIPVMIVKRTLKRLRPYQALTGVRTGKSPLADSSFPSGHTTAIFAWIVPLVCTIATHHPALLPPTLLLAVVIAGSVGWSRMYLGLHYPSDVAAGALLGTATALLSISLIGS; translated from the coding sequence ATGAGCGCATTTATCGGCTGGCTTCGCATGAAGGAGCGACGGCTGCTCCTGTGGCTGAATCGTGGGCCAGTCAACGCGCGACTGCATGCGTTACTTGGACGTTGGCTGTCGACTGTCACGCATATGGGGGGAGCAACATTCACGCTGACCACCTCCATCCTGCTGATCTTTCTGTCCGCCGGACCTTGGAAAATAATCGTTGGCTGGCAGAGCCTGGTTGCCGTCGTCATCAGCCACATTCCGGTTATGATCGTCAAGCGTACCTTAAAACGTCTGCGTCCCTACCAAGCTCTGACGGGAGTACGGACAGGCAAAAGCCCACTGGCGGATTCCTCGTTTCCTTCCGGACATACAACGGCGATTTTTGCCTGGATTGTGCCGCTTGTTTGTACGATAGCCACCCATCACCCAGCCCTATTACCGCCTACGCTGTTACTTGCAGTCGTAATCGCTGGCTCTGTTGGCTGGTCCCGGATGTATTTGGGCCTTCATTATCCCTCAGATGTTGCTGCAGGTGCACTGCTCGGTACGGCAACCGCACTCCTATCAATCTCTTTAATCGGCAGTTAA
- a CDS encoding tRNA (guanine-N(7)-)-methyltransferase, with the protein MRLRGRKGIREELEALPGLVVLDAAKYKGKWKDFFGNDKPIHVELGMGKGRFISQHSVLNPDVNYIGVDLYDELIRRASEKALLAREELGLQGYPPNLALLRANIEGIADMFAPGELERIYLNFSDPWPKSKHARRRLSHPRLLEQYAVILNENGEIHQKTDSRLLFEFSLNSYAETEMQMKNISLDLHRDGAREDLVLTEYESKFIGQGMPIHRCEVVVGAAALAAYREEKTARRSREAAKEREDMEKTKLHSGQA; encoded by the coding sequence ATGCGTTTAAGAGGTAGAAAAGGAATTCGTGAGGAGCTAGAGGCTCTGCCCGGGCTGGTTGTCCTGGATGCAGCGAAGTACAAGGGCAAATGGAAGGATTTTTTTGGAAATGACAAGCCGATTCATGTTGAACTTGGCATGGGCAAGGGCAGATTCATCAGTCAGCACAGTGTATTGAATCCGGATGTCAATTACATCGGAGTTGATCTATATGATGAACTGATTCGCCGTGCCAGCGAAAAAGCGCTACTCGCTCGTGAAGAGCTGGGACTTCAGGGCTATCCGCCCAATCTAGCTCTGCTGCGGGCGAATATCGAGGGTATCGCGGATATGTTTGCCCCGGGTGAGCTGGAGCGTATTTACTTAAACTTCAGCGACCCTTGGCCAAAGTCCAAACATGCTCGTCGCCGTTTGTCGCATCCACGTCTTCTTGAGCAGTATGCGGTCATTCTCAATGAGAACGGCGAAATCCATCAGAAAACAGATTCTCGACTGCTGTTCGAGTTTTCGCTTAACAGCTACGCGGAGACGGAAATGCAGATGAAAAACATTTCACTGGATCTCCATCGGGATGGCGCGCGCGAGGATCTAGTGCTGACGGAATATGAAAGTAAGTTTATCGGGCAAGGCATGCCGATTCATCGCTGTGAGGTTGTTGTTGGAGCGGCAGCTCTGGCAGCCTACCGTGAGGAAAAAACGGCTCGTCGCAGTCGCGAGGCGGCTAAGGAACGCGAAGATATGGAAAAAACCAAGCTTCATTCTGGACAAGCTTAA
- a CDS encoding Putative rRNA methylase, with product MGLLSVIGMAHSWVRQRVQPGDAVVDATLGGGVDARFLAELVGPRGTLLGFDIQPEALRRARERLEPLAAEGRLPVRTSLLLRSHSELAEAVPGELHGRLAAVMFNLGYLPGADQEVITLPETTLPAMGAALRLLRPGGILACVLYPGHPGGAEEADEVIRWAASLPQEAAQAAVYRMVQKPGAPYALGIEARVGGR from the coding sequence ATGGGCCTGCTGTCTGTCATCGGCATGGCCCATAGCTGGGTGCGCCAGCGCGTGCAGCCTGGCGATGCCGTTGTCGACGCCACGCTCGGCGGCGGCGTTGACGCCCGCTTCCTGGCGGAGCTGGTCGGGCCGCGCGGCACGCTGCTCGGCTTCGATATCCAGCCGGAAGCGCTTCGCCGTGCTCGCGAGCGGCTGGAGCCGCTGGCGGCGGAGGGCCGGCTGCCCGTCCGGACAAGCCTGCTGCTGCGCTCGCACAGCGAGCTAGCCGAGGCGGTGCCGGGGGAGCTGCATGGCCGGCTGGCCGCAGTGATGTTCAACCTCGGCTACCTGCCGGGAGCCGATCAGGAGGTTATCACGCTGCCAGAGACGACGCTGCCTGCTATGGGGGCGGCGCTTCGCCTGCTGCGACCGGGCGGCATTCTGGCCTGCGTTCTTTATCCCGGCCACCCCGGCGGAGCCGAGGAAGCCGACGAGGTGATACGCTGGGCGGCTTCGCTCCCGCAGGAGGCGGCGCAGGCTGCCGTTTACCGGATGGTCCAGAAACCAGGAGCTCCCTATGCTCTAGGCATCGAGGCGCGGGTAGGCGGCCGTTGA
- a CDS encoding lactoylglutathione lyase, translating into MAIRKIEHIGVMTANLEASIDFYKQVLGMEHTYSLPHGVIRIAFLRFPGSTETEIELVEGYNSELPIEGKVHHIAFTVDNIEEEFERLKRMGLPQLDSELSSLPNGARYFFFSGPDGERLELFQPGSAPGQ; encoded by the coding sequence ATGGCTATTCGCAAGATTGAGCATATCGGCGTCATGACGGCAAATCTGGAAGCTTCGATAGATTTCTACAAACAAGTTCTAGGCATGGAGCATACTTACAGCCTTCCCCATGGTGTTATCCGGATCGCATTCCTGCGTTTCCCAGGCTCGACAGAGACAGAAATTGAGCTCGTTGAGGGTTATAATTCCGAGCTTCCCATTGAGGGAAAAGTCCATCATATCGCTTTTACCGTGGACAACATCGAGGAAGAGTTCGAGCGCCTCAAGCGCATGGGCTTGCCGCAGCTCGACAGCGAGCTCAGTTCGCTGCCAAATGGAGCCCGTTATTTCTTTTTCAGCGGCCCGGACGGAGAACGGCTTGAGCTTTTCCAGCCTGGTTCAGCTCCTGGGCAGTAA
- a CDS encoding mannose-6-phosphate isomerase, type 1: MTVKPYPLKFKPEMKERVWGGRALEQFGLELPQGHIGEGWMIGDHPNGTTKVAGGALDGLGLDEIREQYGREWFGSKGFSEKNGRFPLLIKLLDCNDDLSVQVHPTDTYDRLPAGELGKTEMWYILDAKPGAKIIYGLKDGVNRAALQQAIEEGRVMEGLQEVEVKAGDAFYIPAGTVHALCAGVVVAEIQQNSDTTYRLYDYNRPGLDGGLRELHVEDSLNVIAYEGAGATRMNTDDAQAGSWLTIAESPYFVVDKGIVRGPWDLSTSTDSFVILVVAEGNGSISWGEGESQSVKAGECFLLPATLGSYSLGGEMTVIRSLVP; this comes from the coding sequence ATGACCGTCAAACCTTACCCTCTTAAATTCAAACCTGAAATGAAAGAACGTGTCTGGGGCGGACGCGCCCTTGAACAGTTCGGCCTTGAGCTGCCCCAAGGCCACATCGGCGAAGGCTGGATGATCGGCGATCATCCTAATGGTACAACCAAGGTTGCCGGCGGCGCACTGGACGGTCTCGGCCTGGATGAGATCCGCGAGCAGTATGGACGCGAGTGGTTTGGCAGCAAGGGCTTCTCGGAGAAAAATGGTCGCTTCCCGCTGCTCATCAAGCTGCTCGACTGCAATGATGATCTTTCGGTTCAGGTCCATCCAACCGATACTTATGACCGCCTTCCAGCCGGAGAGCTCGGCAAAACGGAAATGTGGTACATCCTCGACGCCAAGCCAGGTGCCAAAATCATCTATGGCCTCAAGGACGGCGTTAATCGCGCCGCGCTGCAGCAGGCAATTGAAGAAGGACGCGTCATGGAGGGACTGCAAGAGGTTGAAGTCAAGGCAGGAGATGCATTCTACATTCCGGCTGGAACGGTTCATGCTCTATGTGCCGGCGTCGTTGTCGCCGAAATCCAGCAAAACTCCGACACGACGTACCGCCTGTACGATTACAACCGTCCCGGCCTCGATGGCGGGCTCCGCGAGTTGCATGTCGAGGACTCGCTGAATGTCATCGCCTACGAAGGCGCAGGCGCTACGCGGATGAACACCGACGATGCTCAAGCCGGAAGCTGGCTGACCATCGCCGAGTCGCCTTACTTTGTCGTAGACAAAGGCATTGTGCGCGGTCCATGGGACCTTAGTACCTCCACGGATAGCTTTGTGATCCTGGTTGTTGCAGAAGGCAACGGCTCCATCAGCTGGGGCGAGGGTGAATCCCAGAGCGTAAAAGCTGGCGAATGCTTCCTGCTGCCGGCAACGCTCGGTTCCTACTCGCTCGGCGGCGAGATGACCGTTATCCGTAGCCTCGTTCCTTAA
- a CDS encoding Radical SAM superfamily enzyme YgiQ, UPF0313 family gives MKVVLATLNAKYIHTSLALRCLKAYSEKDFPIEIAEYTIKDPVMNIVSDLYVKGAQVIGFSVYIWNIEETTKVIRILRKIAPEIRIVLGGPEVSYDTGEWLEKLPEVDFIIHGEGEEALHHLLTEIQGEGKFHRVFGAAYRKVRDGVTEVIVNPPRPKLNLAELPSPHRFDEDRESLSKRVVYFETSRGCPFSCSFCLSSIEVGVRYFDIERTKADLLYLIEAGAKTIKFVDRTFNIKRDYALEMFRFLIDNHGGCVFQFEITADIMRPEVLDYLAEHAPPGVFRFEIGVQSTNDITNEAVQRRQNWNKLVRTVTKVKDSGKIDQHLDLIAGLPHEDYDTFRKTFNDVFELRPEELQLGFLKMLRGTGLRRDAAKYGYVYAEQAPYEILGNDLIPFSDLIRIKRVEDVLEKYWNAHRMDHTLLFLIDRVFGSAFDFFQQFGDFWERQGWERIGHQLEDLFSRLWAFLTSGEAPEGLDLETVQGLMKLDYFLGHNHKPRKVWWEFSMDKPELAGWMKRLGEQPEAVSGGFAGLGLGEKELQKHAVIERLPFDLEQFLADGTISRETDTLLVVLYGVDGKRGGTAYSLRLSEGAATLG, from the coding sequence ATGAAAGTCGTTTTAGCGACGCTTAATGCTAAATACATCCATACCTCGCTCGCCCTGAGATGCCTCAAGGCTTACAGTGAGAAGGATTTTCCGATCGAGATCGCCGAGTATACGATCAAAGATCCCGTCATGAATATTGTATCCGATCTGTACGTCAAGGGCGCGCAGGTAATCGGATTTTCCGTCTATATCTGGAACATTGAAGAGACGACCAAGGTCATCCGCATTTTGCGCAAAATCGCGCCGGAGATTCGTATTGTACTGGGCGGTCCCGAAGTGAGCTACGATACGGGCGAATGGCTGGAAAAGCTGCCGGAGGTCGACTTTATCATCCACGGCGAAGGTGAAGAAGCGCTGCATCATCTGCTTACTGAGATACAGGGCGAGGGTAAGTTCCATCGCGTTTTCGGAGCTGCCTATCGCAAAGTGCGGGATGGGGTAACTGAGGTCATCGTCAACCCGCCGCGTCCAAAGCTGAACCTGGCCGAGCTGCCGAGTCCACACCGATTCGACGAGGATCGTGAGTCGCTGAGCAAAAGGGTTGTTTACTTCGAGACAAGCCGTGGCTGCCCGTTTAGCTGCTCTTTTTGCCTATCCAGTATCGAGGTTGGCGTCCGTTATTTCGATATCGAGCGCACCAAGGCTGATTTACTCTATCTGATCGAAGCAGGAGCGAAAACGATCAAGTTTGTTGACCGCACCTTTAATATTAAGCGCGACTACGCGTTGGAGATGTTCAGATTTCTGATCGACAACCATGGCGGCTGCGTATTCCAATTCGAAATTACGGCCGATATTATGCGTCCGGAGGTTCTGGATTATTTGGCAGAGCATGCTCCGCCGGGCGTTTTCCGCTTCGAGATCGGGGTCCAGTCCACCAACGACATCACCAATGAGGCCGTTCAGCGTCGTCAGAATTGGAACAAACTTGTCCGCACTGTCACCAAGGTCAAGGATTCCGGCAAAATCGACCAGCATCTGGATCTGATCGCTGGACTGCCGCATGAAGATTACGATACTTTCCGCAAAACGTTCAACGACGTGTTTGAACTGCGTCCGGAGGAGCTGCAACTCGGCTTCCTGAAGATGCTGAGAGGGACCGGATTGAGAAGGGATGCTGCTAAATACGGCTATGTATATGCCGAGCAGGCGCCTTACGAGATTCTGGGCAATGATCTGATACCGTTCTCCGATTTGATTCGCATCAAGCGGGTAGAGGACGTCCTGGAAAAATACTGGAACGCACATCGGATGGACCATACGCTGCTGTTCCTGATCGACCGGGTTTTCGGCTCGGCATTTGATTTCTTCCAGCAGTTCGGCGATTTCTGGGAGCGGCAGGGCTGGGAGCGCATCGGCCACCAGCTGGAGGATCTGTTTTCGCGCCTATGGGCTTTTCTCACATCGGGAGAAGCTCCAGAAGGGCTCGATCTCGAAACTGTGCAGGGATTGATGAAGCTTGATTATTTCCTCGGACATAATCACAAACCGCGCAAGGTATGGTGGGAGTTCAGCATGGACAAGCCGGAGCTTGCAGGCTGGATGAAGCGGCTTGGGGAGCAGCCGGAGGCAGTAAGCGGCGGGTTCGCGGGGCTTGGCCTCGGCGAGAAGGAGCTCCAAAAGCATGCCGTCATCGAGCGGCTTCCGTTTGATCTGGAGCAGTTTTTGGCTGACGGCACGATTAGTCGGGAGACGGATACGCTGCTCGTCGTGCTGTACGGCGTCGATGGCAAGCGCGGCGGAACCGCCTACAGCTTGCGCTTGTCGGAAGGTGCAGCAACGTTGGGTTGA
- a CDS encoding serine protease, S1-C subfamily, contains C-terminal PDZ domain yields the protein MILLFLWGVTTIARASSGFQTGMGLVDNIRRQMVRYWKFRILLDLKRGNYPLTIIQPNESFIRRMGTMLAIPLLAGALVVAPVASAAAAPAKPYAKSNSTAAATTVKNGAITVIMDGKKLALKSQPLQSKGKILVPMKDIFKALGASITWEPTTRTIIATSGGYMTMTLQVGASQAAVNGKSVKLDAPATLRNGVTYVPIRFVAETLGALVKWDSAARTVRIQSAEAQQLEAMEKEERERLERRLSTAAIVARNDDSVVMIRTDYGQGSGVVVGDRYVLTNLHVMKEAKSGSVLTNDGRTLDIVGVAAFDEKNDLALLLTKQDLELDLVEFGSLDDMQKGDPVVAIGSPLGVQNTVSEGVISNFGYDNGSIYYQVSAPIDHGSSGGGLFNQYGELIGLTTSGYEDTAANINFAIASEDAVELIRTADFDPAKVTFLKSSLPDTLEGVSPEEITKLLQKEFGGVPGSDGELELSGWNVSRDASGWLQLAANANTDFYDYYGSKMQKDLRVWAANTALELKRMLPNDKIQLQLFYDKKVSFEPRGYDAGTVVALADGKWQVRFAILDVQFKDEMLIRVNP from the coding sequence ATGATTCTCCTATTCTTATGGGGTGTAACAACTATAGCACGGGCTAGCAGCGGTTTCCAAACCGGGATGGGTTTGGTGGACAACATAAGACGGCAGATGGTAAGATACTGGAAGTTTAGAATTTTGCTAGATTTGAAAAGAGGGAATTATCCATTGACTATTATTCAACCGAATGAATCTTTTATTCGTAGAATGGGCACTATGCTAGCAATTCCATTACTGGCCGGAGCGCTGGTCGTTGCACCTGTTGCTTCCGCAGCGGCAGCCCCTGCGAAGCCATACGCTAAGTCAAACTCGACTGCGGCTGCGACGACGGTTAAGAACGGAGCAATCACCGTTATTATGGACGGTAAGAAGCTGGCCCTCAAGTCACAGCCCTTGCAGAGCAAAGGCAAGATTTTGGTTCCTATGAAGGATATTTTCAAAGCGCTGGGGGCTTCGATCACCTGGGAGCCGACTACACGGACGATCATTGCAACTAGCGGCGGATATATGACGATGACGCTTCAAGTTGGAGCTTCGCAAGCGGCAGTGAACGGCAAGAGCGTCAAACTTGATGCTCCGGCTACCTTGCGCAATGGTGTTACATACGTACCAATTCGCTTCGTCGCGGAAACGCTCGGGGCGCTTGTCAAATGGGATTCCGCAGCTCGTACGGTCAGGATTCAATCGGCCGAGGCACAGCAACTGGAAGCGATGGAAAAGGAAGAGCGGGAGCGCTTGGAGCGCCGCTTGTCAACGGCAGCAATCGTGGCGCGAAATGACGACAGCGTCGTTATGATCCGCACTGATTATGGACAAGGCAGCGGAGTGGTTGTCGGCGACCGTTATGTACTGACGAACCTGCATGTGATGAAGGAAGCCAAGTCCGGCAGTGTCCTTACTAACGATGGACGGACGCTGGATATCGTTGGCGTGGCTGCTTTTGATGAGAAAAATGACCTGGCCTTGCTCTTGACCAAGCAGGATCTGGAACTCGATCTCGTCGAATTCGGCAGCTTGGATGATATGCAGAAGGGTGACCCGGTCGTGGCAATCGGCAGCCCACTCGGCGTGCAAAATACGGTATCCGAGGGTGTTATCAGTAATTTTGGTTACGACAACGGCAGCATTTATTATCAGGTAAGCGCGCCGATCGACCATGGCAGCTCAGGTGGAGGGTTGTTCAACCAGTATGGTGAGCTAATCGGCCTGACGACATCGGGTTACGAGGATACGGCGGCCAATATCAACTTTGCTATCGCCTCCGAGGATGCAGTTGAATTGATCCGTACGGCTGATTTTGATCCTGCTAAAGTAACGTTCCTGAAGTCTAGCTTGCCGGATACACTGGAAGGCGTTTCCCCCGAGGAAATTACGAAGCTGCTTCAGAAGGAGTTTGGCGGTGTGCCAGGCAGCGATGGAGAGCTTGAGCTGAGCGGTTGGAATGTGAGCCGGGACGCGTCGGGATGGCTCCAGCTTGCGGCGAACGCAAATACCGATTTTTACGACTATTATGGCTCTAAGATGCAGAAGGATCTGCGGGTTTGGGCGGCCAATACTGCGCTTGAGCTTAAACGGATGCTTCCTAATGACAAGATCCAATTACAGCTTTTCTATGACAAAAAGGTAAGCTTCGAGCCGCGCGGTTATGATGCTGGCACGGTGGTCGCTTTGGCTGATGGCAAGTGGCAGGTGCGTTTCGCTATCCTGGATGTCCAGTTCAAGGATGAGATGTTGATCCGAGTTAACCCATAA
- a CDS encoding Xaa-Pro aminopeptidase: MNNSPYKQRWLSIMQTVKASGLNKAIFTSPATIFYLTGFYCEPHERFMALVAEPGRDGYILFLPALDEESARGAAYVEKLLPIRDTDQPYAIFESACGDRDSTQIGVESSHLSYANYIQFAAVYPAAKFRDAGPLVMSLRLVKTSDEIERVKVAVSLAEQVMEAVVAKARPGVTELELNAEIEYRMRVLGGDKPAFETIVLGGVRTALPHGRSSSYKLQENDFLMIDMGVFKDGYCSDITRTFLIGEGTPSQHRIYESVLKANRAGVAAVKAGRPLKEVDFAARSVIEEYGFGLYFNHRTGHGMGLEIHEQPSLHGENEQQMQQGLLFTIEPGVYIPELGGVRIEDDVYIGENGEAQVLTSYPREMVRL, encoded by the coding sequence ATGAATAATTCCCCATATAAACAAAGATGGCTTAGCATCATGCAAACGGTAAAGGCATCTGGTTTGAATAAAGCTATTTTCACTTCACCAGCCACCATATTTTATTTAACAGGCTTTTACTGCGAGCCCCATGAGCGCTTCATGGCATTAGTTGCTGAACCAGGTCGGGACGGTTATATTTTGTTCCTGCCAGCACTGGATGAGGAGAGTGCTCGTGGCGCCGCATATGTCGAAAAGCTACTGCCAATTCGCGATACGGACCAGCCCTACGCGATTTTTGAGAGTGCCTGCGGGGACCGCGATTCAACACAAATCGGCGTCGAGAGTTCCCATCTTAGCTACGCTAATTACATACAGTTTGCGGCGGTTTATCCGGCTGCGAAGTTCCGTGATGCAGGCCCGCTCGTAATGAGTCTGAGGCTTGTGAAAACTTCGGATGAGATTGAACGAGTCAAGGTTGCGGTCAGCCTGGCTGAGCAGGTCATGGAGGCTGTGGTTGCCAAGGCGCGCCCCGGCGTAACGGAGCTTGAGCTGAACGCAGAAATTGAATACCGGATGCGCGTACTCGGCGGAGACAAACCGGCATTTGAGACCATCGTGCTTGGCGGCGTCCGCACCGCGTTGCCGCATGGCCGTTCCAGCAGCTACAAGCTGCAGGAGAACGACTTTCTGATGATCGACATGGGCGTATTCAAGGACGGATATTGCTCCGATATTACCCGAACTTTCCTCATCGGCGAAGGTACTCCTTCACAGCATCGTATCTATGAGTCCGTGCTAAAAGCGAACCGGGCTGGCGTCGCCGCTGTCAAAGCTGGCAGGCCTTTGAAGGAAGTCGATTTTGCTGCTCGCTCGGTTATCGAAGAGTATGGTTTTGGTTTGTATTTTAACCATCGGACGGGTCATGGCATGGGCCTAGAGATTCATGAGCAGCCTTCCCTGCATGGAGAGAATGAGCAACAGATGCAGCAAGGGTTGCTGTTCACAATTGAGCCGGGCGTGTATATCCCTGAGCTTGGCGGCGTTCGGATCGAGGATGATGTGTATATTGGAGAAAACGGCGAGGCGCAGGTGCTGACTTCGTATCCCCGGGAAATGGTCCGTTTGTAG